From Candidatus Neomarinimicrobiota bacterium, a single genomic window includes:
- a CDS encoding MXAN_6640 family putative metalloprotease, translating to MLAIALTTVLLAGQTPGDRPIKCGWGSHPELLQARIAATPGRPKRHMRYISPSGEFAVHYDTTARLENGELVDHSPPLASSRPDGIPDWVVEVAAALDSARSLLLDTLEFDPAIPDDDGIYDVYLKDYQGTTYGETHFETDVGGGRYITYMEMDNDFSEEERYYTHGIDAARVTSAHEYFHAVQLAYGWRVGNNFFYELSSTWFEDIAYPEVNDWVNWFYIENIITPPIPFGNQPTQAIQNTDGYSIAIFGHYLTQTYEMDIMRQAWERFKTISAVDALKERLSSYGSNLTSAWTDFVARLFFNGRAPAYYFYPDQNLLEVPSAGQSEALYNNQQVSFRNLLPGQVDLTALAAGKATSLYLKVRTAPPDYAARIVCYDSGHYLGAIGSWEWYTISLDRDSEVILVAGGESVFTPIPLYRQVTIRCWSNILLPKTCHRV from the coding sequence ATGCTTGCCATCGCGTTGACAACCGTTTTGCTGGCCGGGCAAACACCGGGCGACCGGCCTATCAAGTGCGGCTGGGGTAGCCATCCTGAGCTTTTGCAGGCCCGGATAGCGGCCACCCCGGGCCGGCCAAAACGGCATATGAGGTACATTTCACCTAGCGGTGAGTTCGCCGTTCACTATGATACGACCGCCCGCCTGGAGAATGGCGAGTTGGTGGACCACAGCCCGCCGCTCGCTTCTTCCCGACCCGATGGCATTCCGGATTGGGTTGTGGAAGTGGCGGCGGCCCTGGACTCGGCCAGGAGCCTGCTGCTGGATACGCTGGAATTCGATCCCGCCATCCCGGATGACGACGGGATTTACGATGTCTATCTCAAGGACTACCAGGGCACTACTTACGGGGAGACTCACTTCGAGACGGATGTGGGAGGAGGCCGGTATATCACCTATATGGAAATGGACAACGATTTCTCAGAAGAGGAAAGATACTACACCCATGGGATAGATGCGGCCAGGGTTACCAGCGCGCACGAGTATTTCCACGCAGTGCAGCTGGCCTACGGCTGGCGGGTGGGGAATAACTTCTTCTACGAGCTTTCATCAACCTGGTTCGAGGACATAGCCTATCCCGAGGTGAATGACTGGGTGAACTGGTTTTACATAGAGAACATAATAACACCCCCGATACCGTTTGGGAATCAGCCTACCCAGGCGATTCAAAACACTGACGGCTACTCCATTGCCATTTTCGGTCATTACCTTACTCAGACCTACGAGATGGACATCATGCGGCAGGCCTGGGAGCGTTTCAAAACGATTAGTGCGGTTGACGCCCTTAAAGAGCGTTTGAGTTCTTATGGCAGCAACCTCACCTCCGCCTGGACCGATTTTGTGGCGCGACTGTTTTTCAACGGCCGGGCCCCTGCCTATTATTTCTATCCTGATCAGAACCTGCTGGAGGTCCCTTCGGCGGGTCAATCGGAGGCGTTGTATAACAACCAGCAAGTGTCATTCCGGAACCTGCTGCCGGGGCAGGTGGATCTCACAGCTCTGGCAGCAGGCAAGGCCACGAGCCTATATCTGAAAGTGAGGACCGCACCGCCGGATTATGCGGCAAGGATTGTGTGCTACGACAGCGGCCACTACTTGGGAGCGATTGGTAGTTGGGAGTGGTATACGATCAGTTTGGACCGCGATTCGGAGGTGATCTTAGTAGCAGGTGGAGAAAGCGTCTTTACCCCAATCCCGTTGTATCGGCAAGTCACAATCAGATGTTGGTCGAATATATTACTGCCGAAGACCTGCCACCGGGT
- the der gene encoding ribosome biogenesis GTPase Der: MAKPTIAILGRPNVGKSTLFNRLVGRRQAIVDETAGVTRDRIYGSVEWAGHAFHLIDTGGYLADSGDMLESVVRRQADMAVEEADLILFMVDSREGITPDDRGLADRLRKLSKPVLLVANKVDDVVHESRALEFYELGLGEPLAVGAISGRGVGDMLDAALEQLLWAWREEEPLAEAIGLAIVGVPNVGKSSFLNAILKQEKAIVTPTPGTTRDSIDSFIHYMGRTLRLIDTAGLRRKARVRNAIEYYSTVRTLRSIDECHVAIVMVDAEQGFHTQDRQIMSRVMEQGKGLVAAVNKWDVIEKDSRTVGQWTESMRAAYKPLEHIPLVFMSVHHNQRVWKVLQTALEVYEQTTRSISTAELNKFLAEAVDYLPPPAVQGKRIQIKYATQVHREPPLFAFFGNHPRLVPVTYKRYLENRLRERFGFGGVPIKLSFRQK, encoded by the coding sequence ATGGCTAAACCGACCATCGCTATTCTGGGGCGGCCGAACGTGGGCAAGTCGACGCTGTTCAATCGGCTGGTAGGCCGGCGCCAGGCTATCGTGGACGAGACGGCCGGGGTGACGCGGGACCGGATTTACGGGTCGGTAGAGTGGGCCGGTCACGCCTTCCACCTGATCGATACGGGTGGTTATCTGGCTGACAGCGGCGATATGCTGGAGTCTGTTGTCCGGCGGCAGGCGGATATGGCTGTCGAAGAGGCGGACCTCATCCTATTCATGGTCGACAGCCGTGAGGGGATCACGCCCGACGACCGCGGCCTGGCTGATCGGCTGAGGAAGCTGTCCAAGCCGGTGCTGCTGGTGGCCAATAAGGTGGACGATGTGGTCCATGAGTCCCGCGCCCTGGAGTTCTACGAGCTGGGTCTGGGTGAGCCGCTGGCCGTTGGGGCCATCAGCGGCCGGGGTGTGGGTGATATGCTGGACGCAGCGCTGGAGCAGTTGCTCTGGGCCTGGAGGGAGGAGGAGCCCCTGGCTGAGGCTATCGGGCTGGCGATTGTGGGCGTACCCAACGTGGGGAAATCGTCCTTCCTCAATGCTATATTGAAACAGGAGAAGGCTATCGTAACCCCGACGCCGGGTACGACCCGGGACTCGATTGACTCGTTTATCCATTACATGGGCCGCACGCTGCGCCTGATAGACACGGCGGGACTCAGACGTAAGGCCCGGGTCAGGAATGCTATTGAATACTACAGCACCGTGCGGACCCTGCGATCCATCGACGAGTGCCACGTGGCTATCGTCATGGTCGACGCCGAGCAGGGTTTTCATACCCAGGACCGCCAGATCATGAGCCGAGTAATGGAGCAGGGTAAGGGATTGGTGGCGGCGGTGAACAAGTGGGACGTGATTGAGAAGGATTCGCGCACGGTGGGGCAGTGGACCGAATCCATGCGGGCGGCATATAAGCCGCTGGAGCATATCCCGCTGGTGTTCATGTCGGTGCATCATAACCAGCGGGTCTGGAAGGTGCTGCAGACGGCCCTGGAGGTCTACGAGCAGACCACCCGGTCAATATCCACCGCGGAGCTCAACAAGTTTCTGGCGGAAGCGGTCGACTATCTGCCGCCCCCGGCTGTCCAGGGCAAGCGCATCCAGATCAAGTACGCCACGCAGGTGCATCGGGAGCCGCCCCTGTTCGCCTTTTTCGGCAACCATCCCCGGCTGGTGCCGGTTACCTACAAGCGCTATCTGGAGAATCGGCTGCGGGAGCGGTTCGGCTTTGGCGGCGTGCCCATCAAGTTATCGTTCCGGCAGAAGTAG